From the Melanotaenia boesemani isolate fMelBoe1 chromosome 9, fMelBoe1.pri, whole genome shotgun sequence genome, the window GCCAGTTCACCAGCTCATAAGCTGCTGCAGGGTCTCCTTTTCCATCAAAATGCACTCTCTCTCCTGAACGAATTGTAAAATTCACATCCTGGAGGTGTTTCACAACCTACAAATACAGAGGAGTGCACTGGTAGACATAAAGGGAACTGcacatcatttacatgttttacacaTGTTATGAGACTAATCTCTTACCTGCTTTGGCTCTAAATGATCCTTCACATTACATGACTGATTGACTGCCTCACCACATTTGACCATGCTATGTATAGCATGAGCTACAGCATACACAGCCTTATACACATTGTTAGATATTCTTAGTTCTGATACATCTGTGAAGGGATTGTTTATGTCCTGTAGTCTCTCAGAGCCAGAGCATTGCTTTATGTTGTCCAGACTTGACTGGAAGCTGCAGCCAAATGTTACTTCCCAGAACTCTCTGAGCAGGTTGTTCTGAGGTTCCTGATTCGGGTTAACCTGTAAAAGAAATTCTCGCAAACCTGTAATTTTGGCTTTTCTGATGGCAAAGCCCAGAGACCCTGTCAGTATGTCAGAATACTTTGTTTTGGCCAGATGTCCTGATGTAATCCAGGATTCACTACCCACCCATTGCAGCCCAGTCAGATTCTGCCTCAGAGCTTCTTCAAGCAGAACATCCATTTCATCATAAGCAAGAAAAGCAACTAAAACTGTTGCTGTACCTTTACGGATCACGTTGACCACCCTCTCAACCTGTTCCCTGGAACCAGTCCTTGAAATGGCCTCAGAATACTCAACACAAACACCCTCCTGACTTgcagctgaaataaatgttgCCATTCCATTATTTCCATAGTCATTGTCACTTCTCACTGCCCCGACCCATGTccatccaaagtgctttacaagttTAGCCAGGGCTCTGCTCTGGTAATAATCACTGGGGATGGTTCTGAAAAAAGATGGGTACTCCTTTCTGTTACTGAGACAAGCACATGTTGCAAAGTGGCTGATCTGATTGAAAAGAACAGGAGAGAAACAAGTAGATGGACACCcatgcattaaaataaacattgttgtgggattttttttttttttttgtttgttttttttttgtcttttggttATTGtattaatataatacaatatttgTCTGCATGAGTTTTAAATATTAACTTGATTATTACTTCTGAAGAATCACAACACATACATGATagacaataacaataaatatttaccaGTGGTATTTGGAAAATCCCTGAAATTTGTAGCATTACAATCGTTGTGGATGACTCAGATGTTCCAACAACAGCATGAACAGAAGACTGACCAGAGCAGGTTTTTCCAAAAGTCCTTTCCTGTCCATTCATTAAACCCATTACCGCACGTGTTGAAGAAAGTGTTGAAGCACAGCTGTCAAATATCTTATAACCAACTGAGATGTTAGGCAGCAGAGAACTGCTGTTGTTGATCTCCTCAATGGCAAAAATCATTGTTTGAGCAAAGCGAAATTCTCTTAAATTTATCCTAGAAAGAGAAGTTTGAGTTTTTGCACTTCTTTTTACGTCtaaaacttataaaaaataGAGCAAATATGTTCAATACCTGGAACAGATGACAGGTTCTGGAGTATCATTCAAGGACAGTAAAGGCTTTGAAATTTGGCTATGAATTGAAAAAGCTCCTCCAATAATTATTTCACCCTCCTTAGACAGAAGAGGAAACTCAGGGTTCCCCAGCATCTTACATAACACAGTGTCACTCTCTGCTCCAAAGGCTCCCATAATAACTGGAAACAGTAATAATACACAGATGCAGTCATACATACTTTACAgtgacacacatgcactcaccaACCTCTGATGTGCAATGACTTCTTTGAATGTGGACCAAAATATGTTTCCTCTTACAGATTAGGCTTTATACATCTTCAGCAGATGATCATGGCTGACGTTCTCTAATCAGATCACAGTAGGAGGATGATGtcagctgctttttcttttaattatgtcTCATTAAACCCATCACATTATTCAGTAATGTAAAAGTACAGAAAACTACTAAATCAGTACAAAGGAAGGtagactttttttccttcttcttcgcagcattttttaaacttttctgtaCAATATAATCTGTACCATTTTGGGATAATTAAGACcttaaaaatagaagaaaactgTACAGATGTACACAATGTTAAAGTAGTTACCTGCGGGctgtcat encodes:
- the LOC121645987 gene encoding extracellular calcium-sensing receptor-like, which translates into the protein MYDCICVLLLFPVIMGAFGAESDTVLCKMLGNPEFPLLSKEGEIIIGGAFSIHSQISKPLLSLNDTPEPVICSRINLREFRFAQTMIFAIEEINNSSSLLPNISVGYKIFDSCASTLSSTRAVMGLMNGQERTFGKTCSGQSSVHAVVGTSESSTTIVMLQISGIFQIPLISHFATCACLSNRKEYPSFFRTIPSDYYQSRALAKLVKHFGWTWVGAVRSDNDYGNNGMATFISAASQEGVCVEYSEAISRTGSREQVERVVNVIRKGTATVLVAFLAYDEMDVLLEEALRQNLTGLQWVGSESWITSGHLAKTKYSDILTGSLGFAIRKAKITGLREFLLQVNPNQEPQNNLLREFWEVTFGCSFQSSLDNIKQCSGSERLQDINNPFTDVSELRISNNVYKAVYAVAHAIHSMVKCGEAVNQSCNVKDHLEPKQVVKHLQDVNFTIRSGERVHFDGKGDPAAAYELVNWQRTPQGDTVFVAIGSYDASLPNGKQFTMNGVNITWAADSPQRPLSVCSESCLAGFRQAMIKGKPLCCFSCVACTAGEISNSSNSAECSRCPLEFWSNEDHSKCVPKVMEFLSYGETMGALLAAFSLFGATLTLVVFCIFFQFRHTPLVKASNSELSFLLLFSLTLCFLCSLTFIGQPTDWSCMLRHTAFGITFALCISCILAKTITVLMAFKATRPGNTALQCSAPLQRTSVLGCTLLQVLVCVVWLTLAPPFPHKNTASASDRIILECDLGSPVGFWVVLGYIGLLAVLCFVLAFLARKLPDNFNEAKLITFSMLIFSAVWVTFIPAYVSSPGKFTVAVEIFAILASSFGLLFCIFAPKCYILLLKPERNTKNHMMGRDQ